Proteins found in one Brachypodium distachyon strain Bd21 chromosome 5, Brachypodium_distachyon_v3.0, whole genome shotgun sequence genomic segment:
- the LOC100826506 gene encoding uncharacterized protein LOC100826506 isoform X1 produces MRSFYSLALTLRRPPVDGAHQIRQTPPGRIPSFLDLTQVDAVTAAIRAAITRGARPIPSLGPRQSDLSGDDDDDESGHPTDQHLWYPPIQSLQVGDARLFVSGSTERLRELVRRLPDPTLRWSAVRDALEDDGLYRLSDVLENPWILKAGTDTFTGPCELTNESTMIWVTKLKTTTKLVHLSKQEIYEQNWESCEELKEECFAEVAGQCLQQLLVVACSFSDARWSDGHISQQLTVFDAIVDVLFNIQDLHFNRSGEIAGIANKMVNAFEGVILGTSNDIHGSNESTIHPATDVLIQVLDFFRRNRDMVQPILESGGYNTDPCFDMFNYWLSKLKESAEIMFVEKGQRYIFILNNIYFVFQEKCRPGLLLPNVVGNFDSLIRQYIKSYLDECWVALLIYLDGEYLKKLRRASLDKFTEEFFSICDRQMTWKVRTELKMEMRKEIVKLIVPKYGNFFKALLANPSPRWPSRFKVMWPAKSQKPVYTDRQLEQIIMELFER; encoded by the exons ATGCGGTCTTTCTACAGCCTCGCCCTCACTCTCCGCCGCCCTCCGGTGGACGGAGCCCATCAGATCCGGCAGACTccacccggccgcattccgaGCTTCTTGGACCTCACCCAGGTGGACGCGGTCACCGCCGCCATTCGCGCCGCCATCACCCGTGGGGCCCGTCCGATCCCCTCCCTCGGTCCGCGCCAATCCGACTTgagcggcgacgacgacgacgacgaaagcgGCCACCCTACCGATCAACACCTCTGGTATCCACCGATCCAGTCGCTCCAAGTAGGGGACGCCCGGctcttcgtctccggctccACGGAGCGGCTCCGAGAACTGGTTCGGCGGCTGCCCGATCCAACCCTGCGGTGGAGCGCCGTCAGGGATGCTCTGGAAGACGACGGCCTCTACAG ATTGTCTGATGTACTTGAGAACCCTTGGATCCTAAAGGCAGGCACAGATACCTTTACAGGTCCTTGTGAGTTGACTAATGAGTCAACGATGATTTGGGTCACAAAGCTCAAAACTACCACCAAACTTGTTCATTTAAGTAAGCAAGAAATATATGAGCAGAATTGGGAATCATGTGAAGAACTAAAAGAAGAATGCTTTGCTGAGGTTGCCGGGCAATGTCTGCAGCAGCTCCTAGTTGTCGCATGTTCATTCAGTGATGCAAGATGGTCCGATGGTCATATTTCGCAGCAGCTGACTGTTTTTGACGCAATTGTTGATGTCCTATTCAATATACAAGATTTGCATTTCAACAGATCTGGTGAGATTGCTGGTATTGCTAATAAGATGGTCAATGCTTTTGAAGGAGTTATTCTGGGAACTTCAAATGACATCCATGGAAGCAATGAATCTACCATTCATCCTGCAACTGATGTTCTCATACAAGTCTTGGATTTTTTCCGTCGTAACAGAGATATGGTGCAGCCAATACTTGAATCTGGAGGTTACAACACTGATCCATGCTTTGACATGTTTAATTATTGGTTATCCAAACTCAAGGAAAGTGCAGAAATAATGTTTGTAGAAAAGGGACAAAGGTACATATTCATCTTGAATaacatatattttgtttttcaagaGAAGTGCCGTCCAGGATTACTCCTTCCTAATGTAGTGGGTAATTTTGATTCACTGATCAGGCAATACATTAAGAGCTACCTGGATGAATGTTGGGTTGCACTTCTGATATATTTGGATGGAGAATATCTGAAGAAGCTGCGCCGTGCATCTTTGGATAAGTTCACTGAAGAATTTTTCAGTATCTGTGATCGCCAGATGACATGGAAGGTCCGAACTGAGCTTAAAATGGAAATGCGAAAAGAGATTGTGAAATTAATTGTTCCAAAGTATGGGAACTTCTTCAAGGCGCTGCTGGCAAATCCAAGTCCACGCTGGCCTTCTCGGTTTAAGGTTATGTGGCCTGCCAAATCTCAGAAACCAGTGTATACTGATAGGCAACTGGAACAGATTATCATGGAATTGTTTGAAAGATAG
- the LOC100826506 gene encoding uncharacterized protein LOC100826506 isoform X2 → MRSFYSLALTLRRPPVDGAHQIRQTPPGRIPSFLDLTQVDAVTAAIRAAITRGARPIPSLGPRQSDLSGDDDDDESGHPTDQHLWYPPIQSLQVGDARLFVSGSTERLRELVRRLPDPTLRWSAVRDALEDDGLYRLSDVLENPWILKAGTDTFTGPCELTNESTMIWVTKLKTTTKLVHLSKQEIYEQNWESCEELKEECFAEVAGQCLQQLLVVACSFSDARWSDGHISQQLTVFDAIVDVLFNIQDLHFNRSGEIAGIANKMVNAFEGVILGTSNDIHGSNESTIHPATDVLIQVLDFFRRNRDMVQPILESGGYNTDPCFDMFNYWLSKLKESAEIMFVEKGQRQYIKSYLDECWVALLIYLDGEYLKKLRRASLDKFTEEFFSICDRQMTWKVRTELKMEMRKEIVKLIVPKYGNFFKALLANPSPRWPSRFKVMWPAKSQKPVYTDRQLEQIIMELFER, encoded by the exons ATGCGGTCTTTCTACAGCCTCGCCCTCACTCTCCGCCGCCCTCCGGTGGACGGAGCCCATCAGATCCGGCAGACTccacccggccgcattccgaGCTTCTTGGACCTCACCCAGGTGGACGCGGTCACCGCCGCCATTCGCGCCGCCATCACCCGTGGGGCCCGTCCGATCCCCTCCCTCGGTCCGCGCCAATCCGACTTgagcggcgacgacgacgacgacgaaagcgGCCACCCTACCGATCAACACCTCTGGTATCCACCGATCCAGTCGCTCCAAGTAGGGGACGCCCGGctcttcgtctccggctccACGGAGCGGCTCCGAGAACTGGTTCGGCGGCTGCCCGATCCAACCCTGCGGTGGAGCGCCGTCAGGGATGCTCTGGAAGACGACGGCCTCTACAG ATTGTCTGATGTACTTGAGAACCCTTGGATCCTAAAGGCAGGCACAGATACCTTTACAGGTCCTTGTGAGTTGACTAATGAGTCAACGATGATTTGGGTCACAAAGCTCAAAACTACCACCAAACTTGTTCATTTAAGTAAGCAAGAAATATATGAGCAGAATTGGGAATCATGTGAAGAACTAAAAGAAGAATGCTTTGCTGAGGTTGCCGGGCAATGTCTGCAGCAGCTCCTAGTTGTCGCATGTTCATTCAGTGATGCAAGATGGTCCGATGGTCATATTTCGCAGCAGCTGACTGTTTTTGACGCAATTGTTGATGTCCTATTCAATATACAAGATTTGCATTTCAACAGATCTGGTGAGATTGCTGGTATTGCTAATAAGATGGTCAATGCTTTTGAAGGAGTTATTCTGGGAACTTCAAATGACATCCATGGAAGCAATGAATCTACCATTCATCCTGCAACTGATGTTCTCATACAAGTCTTGGATTTTTTCCGTCGTAACAGAGATATGGTGCAGCCAATACTTGAATCTGGAGGTTACAACACTGATCCATGCTTTGACATGTTTAATTATTGGTTATCCAAACTCAAGGAAAGTGCAGAAATAATGTTTGTAGAAAAGGGACAAAG GCAATACATTAAGAGCTACCTGGATGAATGTTGGGTTGCACTTCTGATATATTTGGATGGAGAATATCTGAAGAAGCTGCGCCGTGCATCTTTGGATAAGTTCACTGAAGAATTTTTCAGTATCTGTGATCGCCAGATGACATGGAAGGTCCGAACTGAGCTTAAAATGGAAATGCGAAAAGAGATTGTGAAATTAATTGTTCCAAAGTATGGGAACTTCTTCAAGGCGCTGCTGGCAAATCCAAGTCCACGCTGGCCTTCTCGGTTTAAGGTTATGTGGCCTGCCAAATCTCAGAAACCAGTGTATACTGATAGGCAACTGGAACAGATTATCATGGAATTGTTTGAAAGATAG